A segment of the Verrucomicrobiia bacterium genome:
GAACGGAGAGCTTTGTGCGCCTCTCAGCAGGTGCGGCGCAGTTCACCTCCGACATTCCGATCATCCTTCTGGATAACATTGGCGGCGGCCTCATCCCGGCGTCGCGCGATCAGAATGCCATCGTCATGGTGTTCGAACCCGTCTCTGGAGTTGCCTCGATGACCAACCCGCCCAGCCTGGTAACGCGTGCCGGGATCAATATCCGCGGCCTCAGCACGGCAGGTTTTCCGAAGTCCAGCTTCGCAGTTGAAGCCTGGGACGAATTCAACGACGACCGTGATGTGAGGTTCTGTGGCATGCCCGCCGAATCCGACTGGGTCCTGTACGCGCCCAACCAGTTCGATATTCCCTTGATTCACAATCCGCTCATGCATCAGTTGAGCCGCGACATCGGACGCTACGCTTCCCGCACCCGGTTCGCCGAGGTGTTCGTCAACCAAAGCGGCGGCAACGTGATGTTTTTTCCTCCCGCAGGTGGGAACTACAACGGCGTGTATGTGGTCGAGGAGAAGATCAAGCGGGGCAAGGATCGCGTTGATGTGGATAAGCTCGAACCCGGCGTGACGGCGTTTCCCGAAGTGACTGGCGGTTACATTTTCAAGAACGACGCTGTGGATCCTGACGAGGTCAGGTTCTTTGCGGGCGGGCTCTCCAACAGTTTCCAGGTGTATGTCGAACCTCCCGGTCCCGAGATGGTTTCTCCGCTCCGCTCTGCGCAAAACCAGTTCTTCACAAATCGGCTCAACACCTTTTACGCAGCGCTGAATGCCGCCAATTGGACCAATCCCATCACGGGGTATGCGCAATATTTCGATGTGGATGCGGGGATCGATCATCACCTGTTGAACGTTTTGGCGCTGAATGCCGACGCCTTCCGCATCAGCGGCTATGCGCACATTCCACGGAATGGGAAGATAACGATGGGACCCATCTGGGACTTTGATCGAGCGCTGGGCACGAGCCGGGTGGAGGAACGTCCGTTTAATCCGCGTTCCTGGCGCGGCATTAACTACGATGGCAACACGGACTTCTTCAATGCCTCGATCTTTTTCAATAATGCGTGGTATCGGCGACTGTTCCGGGACCCGGATTTTTGGCAGCGCTACGTCGACCGTTATCAGGATCTTCGCAGTGACCTCTGGAGCACCAACAGAATCCTGGCTCTTGTCGACACATTGGCGAACGAAGTGCGGGCGGCGCAACCCAGGGAGGTTGCGAGGTGGGGCGGTTCGGTTGGATCCGACACGTCTCCGCGGCAGGGGCTGCATTCCGCCAACGGCTACAGCCACGATTTCGGCGCAGGCAGCTATCAGTCCGAAATCGATTTTCTGAAACGATGGCTGCTCGACCGCATGGAGTTCATCGATACGAACTTTCTCGCGCGTCCAAACATGCAAAGTGGGGCCGGACTTCTTTCGAACACCGTGGTGCTGACGATCACGGGTCCTTCAGTTCCAGGATCAGTTGTGTATTACACGACGAACGGTGTCGATCCGCGTTCGGCCGGCGGCGGGATCTCGCCATCCGCCCGCGTTTATGGCTCGCCGATCACTCTCGCCCGGAATTCCCGGATCATGGTGCGCGCCCGCAACACGGCACATCGCAATTTGACTGGCCTGCACAATCCGCCGCTCACGACTCCATGGTCCGGCCTTGTTGCGAAAACGATCGTCGTCCAGCCGATTCCGCTGGCAGTCACGGAAATCATGTATCACCCGCCTGACGCACCGATCGGAAACACGAATGACGCCGACAACTTTGAATTTATCGAGCTTCGAAACGTGGGCGCCGGCGCGTGCAACCTGGCTGGAGTTCGATTCACCAACGGAATTCAGTTCACCTTTCAAAGCACGAACGCAGTGACCAACCTCGGTCCGGGGGATTTCCTCGTGCTTGTGAAGAACAGGACAGCTTTTTTGTCGCGTTATCCGCAGGTGACGAACATTGCCGGCCAGTATACAGGCAGCCTGGATAACTCCGGCGAACGGTTGCGTTTGGAAGGAGCGGTCGGTGAAACCATCGCAGATTTTCGCTTTGGCGATGATTGGCTCCCGATGACCGATGGCAACGGGTTCTCACTGGTTGCCCGCAATGAAGCCGCAGTGCCTGCCGGGGACATCGGCAAGGCAGCGTGGCGCTCGAGCTCAGCTGCGGGCGGTTCGCCTGGCGAGGCGGACCCCGTCCCGGCGGATTCTGACAGCGATGGCCTGCCTGATACCTGGGAAATGGAAAACGAGCTGGACCATTTAAGCGACGAAGGTTTTGACGGTCGCGATGGAGATCCCGACGGCGATGGCATGAGCAATTGGCAGGAGTTCATAGCTGGGACCCTCGCGTCCAATCCGGCCAGCCGGTTGATGGTTTCGAGTTCGATCGCAGGCGAACACGTCATCCTCTCATTCAGTGCCACTGCAGGTCGCAGTTACTCGTTGCAGCAACGGGTGACGCTCGAAAGCGAATGGCAATTTGCGCAGGACTTTCCCGCCTCTGGCGAACATCGGGTTCTAACGATCACCAACGCGTTATCCGACGGCACCCGGTTTTATCGGGTCGTGACGCCCGGCAAGCCATGAACGTGCAACAGAACCATTTCATATGCGTTCCCGCCTTGCTGGTAGTGGCGTTGCTGGTTGTGGCTGCTCCTCGGCAGGTTAGCGCGTTCACGCCCACGCATCGGATTCCGATGCGGATCACAGGGGCTGCCACCGAATATCCGAGCGGCGGTTTCGGCAGTGCGAGGCTGATTGATGGCGACCAGGAAACGGAGTATGCCTCCGACAACAACGGCACGAATACTTTTGTTGAGTTCTCGTTCCCGTCACCGGCCACCGTCATTGCGTTTCGTCATGTCGATCGCGCAGATCGTGCACTCGTTGGCGAATCGGAATTGATCTTCAGCAATGCCGAAGGAAAGAAGGTCGGGACTGTGCGCGTGGACCATGTGAACCGCAGGTCGGGCGAAACGTTCCTGATCCTGCCCCGTCCCATGCATGCGAGCCGCGTTCGGTGGCAGGTCACGCGGCTCGGAACCCACAGTGTTGGAACCGTCGGAGGCGCCGAGGTCGCGTTCTTTTCGGCCGATGCCGCCGATGCGGCTCCAACGCGTGATTCCATCGAAGCGCGCGCACTGCCGTTTCTCGATCGAGCAGGGAGGCAGCCGATTCGTGTAACGGTCAATCATCCGTACCTGGAGCCTGCGGCAGCGGTGTTGCGGATCGAGAATGCGGAACCGACCCCTCTTCAACTCGTCCACGGTGTAAACACGATCGATGTAAAAGTGAGTGCCGCAACCGCGCCCGAGCAACGGCAGGCGACGCTCGAGCTTTCCTCCGAATTGCAGAAGACCGTTGCGTTCCGTCAGAACCGGATTCGGCCGATGACGGTTTACATCCTTCCGCATTCGCACACGGACGTTGGCTACACAGAACTGCAGCCTGCGATCGAGGAAAAGCAGGTGAACAATCTGGTGCGCGGAATTGAACTCGCGCGCCGCACGGCGGATTACCCTGCAGGCGCTCGTTATGTTTGGAACGTCGAAGTGCTCTGGGCAGCTGACTTATATTTAAAACGGCTCGGGGAAGCGCGCCGGGCGGAGTTCCTCGACGCCGTCAAAAACGGGCAGGTGGAATTGAACGGAATGTATCTGAACGAGTTGACGGCGCTCTGCCGGCCTGAGGAGCTGATCCAGTTGTTCCGGTACGCCACGGAGTTGTCCGCGGAAACCCGGGTGCCCATTCGGTCGGCCATGATCTCTGATGTTCCTGGATACACGTGGGGAACCGTCACTGCAATGGCGCAGGCGGGCATTCGTTACCTGTCTGCGGGCCCAAACTATGGCGAGCGCGCCTTCATGCGCGTGTGGCAGGATAAACCGTTTTATTGGGTCGGACCTGATCGCAAGTCCAAGGTGCTGGTCTGGATTTCATTCCAGGGTTACGCGTTGTCGCACATCTACGACTCAATGTCGCCGCGGTTACTCGAAGATCTTGGACGACGGCTGCAGAGCGACAACCAACCTTACGAGATCGCGCACATCCGCTGGGCGGGGCAGGGCGACAACGGCGTCCCTGACGCCAGCCTTTGCGACTTCGTGAAGGACTGGAACACGGAATACGCTTCGCCGCAGTTTGTGATTTCGGGCACGACAGAAGCCTTCAAGGCATTGGAGGAACGTTACGGCAAATCGTTGCCGGAATTTCACGGCGATTGGACTCCTTACTGGGAGGATGGTGCGGGCTCGACGGCTCATGAAACAGCACTGAACCGGCAAAGCGCGGAGCGCCTCACGCAGGCGCAAACTTTGTTCGCGATGCTCGATCCCACTGCCTACCCCAAGGCCGATTTTGACAACACGTGGAAGAACATCCTCCTGTTCTCAGAGCATACATGGGGCGCGCTTGGCAGCGTGAGTCATCCGGAACACCCGCAAACCACAGGGCAATGGGCCATAAAAAAATCGTATGCTGATCAGGGAGAACAGCAGTCGAAGCGCCTTGTCGATCAGGCGCTGAAGACGCGCGCGGGTAAATTGAATCGCGATGGCGCCAACTCAATGGAGGGAACGTTCGACGTCATCAATACGCTTTCGTGGCCACGCACAGAACTCGTCAGGATTCCAGCCGAACTCTCGAGGGCGGGTGATCGCGTTGTAGATGCTTCGGGCAAAGCGGCGGCGTCGCAGCGCCTTCGTTCCGGTGAACTGGCGTTTCTTGCCGCGGACGTTCCCGCTTTCGGCACAGCGCGTTATCGCGTCGAGTCGGGCGCGGCGCATAGGGGCGCCGATTGCGTGCAAATCGATGAACTCACAATCGAGAATGACCTGCTGCGGGTGCGCGTGGATGAGGCAACTGGAGGCGTTGCCGAACTTCGATCCAAAGCTTCCAATCATAACTTCGCGGGTGACTCCAGTGCGGGACAGTTGAACCAATACATCTATCTCCGGGGAGAAGACCCTGACGACGTGCAAGGCAATGCACCCGTTCGGATTTCAGTGGAGGAGCGCGGACCGCTGATTGCATCGCTCGCCATCGAATCGGCGGCTCCGGGTTGTCACAGTTTGCGGCGCGAATTGCGCCTGATCGCAGGGCGGGATTTCGTCGAGGTGTTGAACCATTTGGACAAGGCGCGGCTCAAGGCGGAGAGCTACAAGGGGAAACAGGGAAAGGAGAGCGTCAATTTTGCGTTTCCGTTCCAGGTTCCCGACGGGCGCGCGTTGGTGGATTTGCCGCTCGCAGCGATGCGACCGGCGGAGGATCAGATTCCAGCGTCGTGCACGGGTTG
Coding sequences within it:
- a CDS encoding CotH kinase family protein, with the translated sequence MLENTTTIPSLRKASPAAAAVGVLLGTLALAGAPSASAAPVIHPSGGGYLAVAASSQYSAAFPPAAAFDRDVAGVSRGTSLSPDFDWAISGTGPAYLRFELAQIQSVTSIFYAQRTGNIAAWDKVDRISIWTGTSAPFAPADPGVLPHAIIPVTNRQSAIWTEYALPSVLTGRYFLFKLEQTPAVGGNIGASELRLGAAPPDISAPALAYISPSPGAAVPILNAIEVGFSEPVGGLDASDLLINNVPAESVVPLTPSQFLFTFQPAATGAVNVAWAANHGIRDISSHSNLFAGSGWSYAVHPQAGAGSIYISEFLASNSGDLADSLQDELGNAPDWIEIHNASDVVANLTGWFLTDDAQRLSRWKFPPVLIPANGYLVVFASDRNTNVSGRLHTNFKLSAGGGYLALANSATNVISEFSAYPQQQADVSYGRDRLNPDLIGYFTNPTPGSPNAAQGAGFCPPVEFSHSSGTFVNAFSVSLSVPDPAAKIRYVLVTNNVPQGSNAVLNIPTTNSLLYTGPITVSNTMQVRARAFPTTGGLFPGPPGTESFVRLSAGAAQFTSDIPIILLDNIGGGLIPASRDQNAIVMVFEPVSGVASMTNPPSLVTRAGINIRGLSTAGFPKSSFAVEAWDEFNDDRDVRFCGMPAESDWVLYAPNQFDIPLIHNPLMHQLSRDIGRYASRTRFAEVFVNQSGGNVMFFPPAGGNYNGVYVVEEKIKRGKDRVDVDKLEPGVTAFPEVTGGYIFKNDAVDPDEVRFFAGGLSNSFQVYVEPPGPEMVSPLRSAQNQFFTNRLNTFYAALNAANWTNPITGYAQYFDVDAGIDHHLLNVLALNADAFRISGYAHIPRNGKITMGPIWDFDRALGTSRVEERPFNPRSWRGINYDGNTDFFNASIFFNNAWYRRLFRDPDFWQRYVDRYQDLRSDLWSTNRILALVDTLANEVRAAQPREVARWGGSVGSDTSPRQGLHSANGYSHDFGAGSYQSEIDFLKRWLLDRMEFIDTNFLARPNMQSGAGLLSNTVVLTITGPSVPGSVVYYTTNGVDPRSAGGGISPSARVYGSPITLARNSRIMVRARNTAHRNLTGLHNPPLTTPWSGLVAKTIVVQPIPLAVTEIMYHPPDAPIGNTNDADNFEFIELRNVGAGACNLAGVRFTNGIQFTFQSTNAVTNLGPGDFLVLVKNRTAFLSRYPQVTNIAGQYTGSLDNSGERLRLEGAVGETIADFRFGDDWLPMTDGNGFSLVARNEAAVPAGDIGKAAWRSSSAAGGSPGEADPVPADSDSDGLPDTWEMENELDHLSDEGFDGRDGDPDGDGMSNWQEFIAGTLASNPASRLMVSSSIAGEHVILSFSATAGRSYSLQQRVTLESEWQFAQDFPASGEHRVLTITNALSDGTRFYRVVTPGKP